From the Chloroflexota bacterium genome, the window ATCCCAACACGGAATATTCGCTAGCCAGCTTTGCGGCAAGAAGAAATGTTCTGGAGGAAAAATGAAAGTTGAAATCGGCGAATCAACGCTTGAACTTGTTCAGGGTGACATTACGCAACAGGATGTGGACGCGCTAGTGAACGCGGCGAACTCGTCACTGCTCGGCGGTGGCGGTGTGGACGGTGCGATTCATCGTGCAGCGGGACCGCAATTGCTCGAAGAGTGTCGCACGTTGGACGGGTGCGAAACGGGAAGCGCGAAAATCACGCGTGGTTATCAATTGCGCGCGCGGCATGTTATTCACGCGGTCGGTCCGGTGTATCGCGATGGCAAGCACGGCGAACCGGTATTGCTCGCGAGCGCGTATCGCACATGCCTCGAACTCGCGTCGCAAAACAATTGCGCGTCCATTGCGTTCCCAGCGATTTCGACCGGCGTGTACGGCTATCCGATGGAGGATGCCGCGCACATTGCGTTTCGCGTGATCGTAGATTATCTCAGCGAACATCCGGAAATTGCGCGTGTGAATTACGTATTGTATGACGCGCGCGCGTTAGAAGTCCACGCGCGCGTGCTGGAGCAAGTGTTGTCCGAGTGAACAAGACCCCAAGGGTTTCGCAAAACCCTTGGGGTCTCTTGTTTCATCGCGCTACTTTTTCTTCAACGCGATCGGTTTGAGTTTCGTCACATCTGGGTCGTCATCGGTTAAATCCAATTCCAATTCGCGGCGTTGGTACGCTTTCTGTCCAACGAGTAGTGTATACGTGATTCCGCGTTCCAACCCGGGCGCGGTCAGGAATTTGCCGGCTGAATCGGCGATGCCCGAGGCGATGATGAGTGGCTCAATATCTTCGGCGTCATCGAAATCCTCGACGCTCACATCCGGATCGAGCACCAGAATGACCGCGCCCGAAATGCCGCGCTGAGTGTCGGCATCCACGATTTGACCGGACAGCGCGACGCCACGCGATGGCTGCGGCGCAGGCGGTTGGGGCGACGGAGGAGTGGTGCTTGTCCCGATCATAAACTCGGCTTCGGTGGTGGGACGCCCTTGAAGATAGAGCGCGAATCGGTATTTGCCATTCGGGAGCGCCTCGCCTTGGTTCGCGAGCGTGTTGCAAAAAGTGCCGTCTGCCGCGTCCTTCCAACTTCGCCCCGTCTCCGCGCCGGCGACCGCTTTGTCATCTACGAACCACACCGATCCCCAGTCTGTCCCGGTTCGCATTCCACTGTGCGGGAACAAGGCGGCGATCATTTTTGTGCCTGCCGGAAAGGTCGCACCCGGATTGCTAATCGGCGCGTCCTTGCACGCGGTTGAGAATGCCAGTTTGCCAAACGTTGGATTGCCCGTATTCGTAGTCGGAGATGTTCCGGCAGTGCCCAGCCCGCTACTCGTCGTCGAGTCGCCCAGTTGTTTCGCTTTTTTGATCAACGGCTCGGCAATGTTGATCATCTTGAAGCGGTCAATCTTGCTGACGCCAGAGACCTTACCCCAGGTCGAAATGCCGATCTGTTCCCCGTTCCCATTCATACCCAGTCCGCCGCTATTTCCCGGCGCAATCTCCGCGTTCGTTTTGAAGGAATCCAAATTCCCATCGTTGTCCTGATCGTCAAAGCCGGAAATTTGTCCCGGCAGATAGGAAATGAGATTGCCACCGACACCTGGGTATCCAACGGTCGCGATAAATTCACCAATCTTGGCATTGTCCGAATCCACGCGCTTGATGACGGTCAAGGGTAACGCGCCGGGTAATTTCTCGCCCTCGTTGTACATTCGAAAAATCTTGACGACCGCGACATCCAACTTGGGATCGCCGGTGATGTACTTTGCCATGTAGGTTGGCACGGGCGCTTTTTTCGGATCCTTGGTCGGACCGACCACGAGCCAACCCTGGGAATGGTACAGATCGCCATGTTTCAAGTTAAAGCCGGAATCATCTTTGCCGTACAGATTCGTGTACCCGACGCAATGAAAGTTGGTTAGGATGTACCCGGCTGGATCAATGACGGTGCCGGAACAACCACCGAACGCTTTGCCATCCGGACCCAGGATCCAGATTTTGACGACTGCCAGCATCGCGTTTTCGATTTGCGCGGGCGCGGGGTCTTTGGCGTGCGCGGTCGGCAACTCGAGTGTCAAACTCGCGAGCAGAACGAACGCAATTGCCAACAACGCCACGCGCAGAGTATATTGTTTCATTTTGCTCCTCCAAATTTCCAATTTGCCCTACGGCACGCGCCAAGTCGCGATAATTCGCTCGCGCCAATCGGCGAGCTGATCGAATTCGTTACGCTCGGCGGCAAAGGTCAACGCGAAAATCTGGTCGCCGCTGACGACCAATACATCTGTCGCGCGCATCAGCGCGGGTAGCGTACCCGATGCGGAACCTTGCGGCGAATCGAGCAAAAACGCATAGTCCACGCGTACTGCGTCGCGCCCTTGCCATTTCACCTCGTTCATTTCGAGCAAGCGATACGCGATCAATTCTTTACCGCGCGCCAGTGACCAATTCATCGCGGCGTCCGCCAGTCCGCCAGTCGCCGGAAATAAATCTGCGCGCGGGATTTGATGCACGCTGATGCGCGCGCCAAAGACGCCGCCGTGCGTGCGATCCTCTGCCGCGAACAGCGCGCCGGTTGCACTCGCGCGCGACCAGGACGCCGGATAACTCACGCTGACCTGACCGACGCTTGTGGTGCGAACCTGGTCAAGCACGTTGCCGCGCACGAACCATGCCGCCGCCAAGCCGACGATCACGACGACCCAAACGATCCATTCCGGTTCTTCGGCGAGCGCGGTGGACGCATTCGACGCGTTCTCGGTTGCGCCGCGCAGTCGGCTCATCAATCGAAACAAGACAAAAAAAGTGCTGCCCGCGATGAGCACCCCGGCAAGCAGACCGTACCACGGATTGATGTTCAAGTCGCCGCCGATGAATGGGACTTGGCGTAAAACCAAATCAATCACGCCATTCAGAATCGCCGCGAGCGCCAATCCGAGCGGCAACCAGCGTGCGCCCATTTTGTCGAACTTGGCGCGTCCGAGGAAATATCCGGATACGCCGCCCAAACTCGCGAGCGATAGCGCCTCGACTGCGATGGTAATCGCGCCGACACCCAGGTCAACGCCGCCGTTGTTCACGACGTACTGGATATTTTGCATCGTCGCGTACCCCAGCCCTGCCGCCGCGCCATAGATGATGCCATCAATCCGTTGATCGAACTCGGTCGAATAGAAAACGGTGTAGCGCACTGCGGCGTATAACAAAAACTGGGTGATCAAACCGCCGACCAAAATCGAACCGCTCAACGCAATCCACCAATTTGCGCCGACCCAGTCTTGCGCGCGGAAAACCTCGCGAGTGAGCGGCTGACCGACGGCTTGGTAGAGCAGTGCGCCCAAAATAAATATGCCGATCACGTATTGACGCGGCTCCGGCTCGATGCGGTCCTGCCGATAAAATGCGGACAGCCACAGCAGAGCCGGGACGAGCGCGAGCACGATGCCCGCGAGTACGAGTGGCAATCCGTTTAGTTCAAGTCGCAGAGCGTTAGCCGCTAACGCGACCAGCCCGGCAAACACCGCGATCCCGATCATTTCGAGCCAGACCGATTCGCGCGCGACACGAAGATGATTCTGCATAGCGCTCCTTTGCGGAGAGAAAAGTATGTCTTTGCCGACAATCGTTTAATGGCGGGGATTTTACACGCAAAGATAGGTGTCGTCAATGGGAGTAGCGAAACACAATTCAAGCAGTAATCTATCCCGGTGATGCACAAGGATACGTGGGTGAATGTTTGGACTTGGCGGTTATCACGCAGGGCAAGACTCTTGATGAAACGG encodes:
- a CDS encoding O-acetyl-ADP-ribose deacetylase, coding for MKVEIGESTLELVQGDITQQDVDALVNAANSSLLGGGGVDGAIHRAAGPQLLEECRTLDGCETGSAKITRGYQLRARHVIHAVGPVYRDGKHGEPVLLASAYRTCLELASQNNCASIAFPAISTGVYGYPMEDAAHIAFRVIVDYLSEHPEIARVNYVLYDARALEVHARVLEQVLSE
- a CDS encoding trypsin-like peptidase domain-containing protein, which codes for MKQYTLRVALLAIAFVLLASLTLELPTAHAKDPAPAQIENAMLAVVKIWILGPDGKAFGGCSGTVIDPAGYILTNFHCVGYTNLYGKDDSGFNLKHGDLYHSQGWLVVGPTKDPKKAPVPTYMAKYITGDPKLDVAVVKIFRMYNEGEKLPGALPLTVIKRVDSDNAKIGEFIATVGYPGVGGNLISYLPGQISGFDDQDNDGNLDSFKTNAEIAPGNSGGLGMNGNGEQIGISTWGKVSGVSKIDRFKMINIAEPLIKKAKQLGDSTTSSGLGTAGTSPTTNTGNPTFGKLAFSTACKDAPISNPGATFPAGTKMIAALFPHSGMRTGTDWGSVWFVDDKAVAGAETGRSWKDAADGTFCNTLANQGEALPNGKYRFALYLQGRPTTEAEFMIGTSTTPPSPQPPAPQPSRGVALSGQIVDADTQRGISGAVILVLDPDVSVEDFDDAEDIEPLIIASGIADSAGKFLTAPGLERGITYTLLVGQKAYQRRELELDLTDDDPDVTKLKPIALKKK
- a CDS encoding PrsW family intramembrane metalloprotease, producing MQNHLRVARESVWLEMIGIAVFAGLVALAANALRLELNGLPLVLAGIVLALVPALLWLSAFYRQDRIEPEPRQYVIGIFILGALLYQAVGQPLTREVFRAQDWVGANWWIALSGSILVGGLITQFLLYAAVRYTVFYSTEFDQRIDGIIYGAAAGLGYATMQNIQYVVNNGGVDLGVGAITIAVEALSLASLGGVSGYFLGRAKFDKMGARWLPLGLALAAILNGVIDLVLRQVPFIGGDLNINPWYGLLAGVLIAGSTFFVLFRLMSRLRGATENASNASTALAEEPEWIVWVVVIVGLAAAWFVRGNVLDQVRTTSVGQVSVSYPASWSRASATGALFAAEDRTHGGVFGARISVHQIPRADLFPATGGLADAAMNWSLARGKELIAYRLLEMNEVKWQGRDAVRVDYAFLLDSPQGSASGTLPALMRATDVLVVSGDQIFALTFAAERNEFDQLADWRERIIATWRVP